The following DNA comes from Vibrio gigantis.
GACCTGCAGCTTGCCGACGTCACGAGCATGAAAAAAGTGAAGAACTATGATGGTTTGATTAGTTATTACAAATCTCAGCTAGAGCAAGGCTCCGAAGACCCAGAAGTTAAAGAGAAATTGGCATGGGCTTATTTCTACAAAGGGGATATTGAATCGGCTGACTTTTATGTCCAACACTTGCAAAAACAGGGGTTCGAAAATCCCAACTTGTACCAATTAGAAGGCCAAGTGTTTGATGCAAAAAATGACATTGGGAGTGCTATTACTGCTTACTTAGCTTCTATCGAGGCAGGAAACAGAACCGGTCAAATTCACGTCTTGCTCGGCGTGTCTTACACCAAAGCTGGGAAATACGACGAAGCACAGAAAGAGCTCAACCAAGCTCGTTTACGCGGTTATGACGATGTCGTTGTTAAGAACAATATCGCAATGATTCAAATGGCCAATGGTGAATATCAACAAGCGATTCAAACATTAGCCCCGGTGTTAAAAGCAGATCCTGCGAATAAAACCGTTAAAGCGAATCTGGCTATTGCTCTGATGAAAACCCAGCAAATCGATTCGGCAAAAAAGTTGCTCAAAGGCGATTTCTCAGCAGAAGAGATCCAGAGCATCGCTGCTGAATTAACTCAATTGGGAGTTAATGATGAAGCGTCTTAGCAAGCAGAAAGGCGTGACGGCGATTGAGTTTGTGTTAGGTGCGCTTGTTCTGTTTTTTGCCACCTTTGCGATCTTCGAATCGAGTTACCAAATCTACGTTGTGAACATGACCGAGTATTCGCTGAGAGAAACCATCAGGAATACCAAAATCTATGAAGGTAAAGGGATCAACGAGCAATACGAGAATAAGTTTAGGACGTTAATTGAAGACGATGACAACCTATGGAGCTTCTTAATTGATAGTTCACGGTTTTCTATCGCAGGTCAGTACTTCAAAAACTATGACGATTTTATCGCTAACAGGGGGCACTCAGATCAAGGCTTGAACTTCAATTACGACTTAGCCGAGATCACCGTGACCTACCGTTATACCCCAGTCATTAAATTGGCCGGTGCCGCAGATAGAAATATTTCACGCACCATGGTTTTGAACCTAGAACACGAGGGGTGGGCAGATGATGCTCCGTAATCAAGGTATGTTTTCGAAACGTCGCCAACAAGGTTCTTACACCATTGAATTAGTTTTCATCCTTGTGGCTTTGTGGGGCGTTTACCTGTTTGCTGCAGATCTGAGTTATCAGTTGCTCGTGCGCGCCAAACTAGACCGATCCAGCTTTGCTTTGGTGAATGTCATTAAAGAACGCACTCGTTACTTTGATGCCGACGTACTAGCAGGACAAAACCTACCCGTAACCAATGCAGAGTTAGAAGAGATGGCGAAAGTGGCAAGTCGAATGCTCAATACACCAGTAGACAATGTGGCCATCAGGATAGAGTCATTGACCAATAAAACGAATGTCGCTGAATTCTCAAC
Coding sequences within:
- a CDS encoding tetratricopeptide repeat protein yields the protein MIGKRIGFILLTLSVLAGCQSAPSPQDLQLADVTSMKKVKNYDGLISYYKSQLEQGSEDPEVKEKLAWAYFYKGDIESADFYVQHLQKQGFENPNLYQLEGQVFDAKNDIGSAITAYLASIEAGNRTGQIHVLLGVSYTKAGKYDEAQKELNQARLRGYDDVVVKNNIAMIQMANGEYQQAIQTLAPVLKADPANKTVKANLAIALMKTQQIDSAKKLLKGDFSAEEIQSIAAELTQLGVNDEAS
- a CDS encoding TadE/TadG family type IV pilus assembly protein, whose protein sequence is MKRLSKQKGVTAIEFVLGALVLFFATFAIFESSYQIYVVNMTEYSLRETIRNTKIYEGKGINEQYENKFRTLIEDDDNLWSFLIDSSRFSIAGQYFKNYDDFIANRGHSDQGLNFNYDLAEITVTYRYTPVIKLAGAADRNISRTMVLNLEHEGWADDAP
- the tadF gene encoding tight adherence pilus pseudopilin TadF yields the protein MLRNQGMFSKRRQQGSYTIELVFILVALWGVYLFAADLSYQLLVRAKLDRSSFALVNVIKERTRYFDADVLAGQNLPVTNAELEEMAKVASRMLNTPVDNVAIRIESLTNKTNVAEFSTSKYRSLNCQTDSILEHADLAPVEKGVVYPLYRISLCEEESSWFKPFFNGGTSSTVKIGSSSIMPGR